Part of the Candidatus Protochlamydia phocaeensis genome is shown below.
CTAACGGATATTAACATGCCTGAAATGGATGGCTTAGCCTTACTCTCCCATCTTCCTGAACTTAAGCGCATTTTTAAAGCCATCATTATTTCGGCCTATGGGGATATGTCTAATATTCGCAAAGCCATGAATCGAGGAGCATGTGATTTCATTACTAAACCTATTGATTTTAAAGATTTAGAAATCACCATTTTTAACGCTCTTGAGCAATGCTTAACTTTGAAGAAAGCAATGGAGGCCCAAGCCATGCTCTCCGATTTGGAGAAAGAACTGGCTATTGCTTATAACATTCAACAATCCATTATTCCTCACAACTTTAAACCTTTTCCCGGCCATGATAGCTTCGAAATCTTAGGAACAATGATACCAGCCAAGCATGTAGGAGGGGATTTTTTTGACTTTTTTCCTCTGGATTCCGAACGGTTAGGGTTCTTGATTGCCGATGTATCGGGAAAGGGGATTCCAGCGGCCCTTTTTATGGCTATGAGCCGGGCCATTATACGGACAGCAGCTTTAAAGGGAGCCTCTACCGAGGATTGTTTAAAAGAAGCCAATCGCATTTTATGCTTAGATAATGACACTTGCATGTTCGTGACAACTTTTTATGGGATTTTGAATATTAAAACAGGACATGTCCATTGTTCAAATGCAGGACATAATCCACCCTTTCTTTTAAAAGCCGATGGATCAATACAGGAAATTGCCCGTTATGAGGGCATCCCTTTAGGCATTTCCGAAAATACTTCTTATATTCAGCATCAAATGACTTTGGACAAAGGAGATTGCCTCATTCTTTACACAGACGGAATTA
Proteins encoded:
- a CDS encoding PP2C family protein-serine/threonine phosphatase, yielding MNQIERITEMAKILVVDDEPDIELLIKQKFAKQLKSKEIEFVFASNGAEALRTLHQDKDINVILTDINMPEMDGLALLSHLPELKRIFKAIIISAYGDMSNIRKAMNRGACDFITKPIDFKDLEITIFNALEQCLTLKKAMEAQAMLSDLEKELAIAYNIQQSIIPHNFKPFPGHDSFEILGTMIPAKHVGGDFFDFFPLDSERLGFLIADVSGKGIPAALFMAMSRAIIRTAALKGASTEDCLKEANRILCLDNDTCMFVTTFYGILNIKTGHVHCSNAGHNPPFLLKADGSIQEIARYEGIPLGISENTSYIQHQMTLDKGDCLILYTDGITEAMNTHHELYGEERFIKSLHEWKKETLSTLISHILEDLSRFTAGAPYSDDITLLCLRQLASSSSS